The following coding sequences lie in one Frigoribacterium sp. SL97 genomic window:
- a CDS encoding SURF1 family protein, whose translation MTQTEQRPALLGVDGEPLPATMWHVARRPRWIALLGLALVVAAIFAWLGHWQIERSVESVQVVNPETETSKVLSSVATPQTPFADSLGAQRVSVTGEFDPDDFAVIGDRVNGGETGYWLIGRFVDDANGASLPVGLGWSATREGAEAAEPSVAATSTVTVEGRYFPSESPTESDFESGAQTVVSVAALINEWPGFDGQVYGGYVVSDSAPASLSEIDSAPPASDVQFNWLNVFYAIEWVVFAGFAVFLWFRLVRDAFEREHEEAEEARAEADARGATQPTRAS comes from the coding sequence GTGACCCAGACCGAGCAGCGCCCCGCCCTCCTCGGCGTCGACGGCGAACCGCTGCCCGCGACCATGTGGCACGTCGCCCGTCGACCCCGCTGGATCGCCCTGCTCGGCCTCGCCCTCGTCGTGGCGGCGATCTTCGCCTGGCTCGGGCACTGGCAGATCGAGCGCAGCGTCGAGAGCGTGCAGGTCGTCAACCCCGAGACCGAGACCAGCAAGGTGCTGTCGTCGGTCGCGACCCCGCAGACGCCCTTCGCCGATTCGCTCGGTGCCCAGCGCGTGTCCGTCACCGGTGAGTTCGACCCGGACGACTTCGCCGTCATCGGTGACCGCGTCAACGGTGGCGAGACCGGCTACTGGCTGATCGGCCGTTTCGTCGACGACGCCAACGGCGCCTCGCTGCCCGTGGGGCTCGGCTGGTCCGCGACCCGCGAGGGTGCCGAGGCCGCCGAGCCGTCCGTGGCCGCGACCTCGACCGTCACGGTCGAGGGCCGCTACTTCCCGTCCGAGTCGCCGACCGAGAGCGACTTCGAGAGCGGTGCGCAGACCGTCGTGTCCGTGGCCGCCCTGATCAACGAGTGGCCCGGCTTCGACGGCCAGGTCTACGGCGGCTACGTCGTCTCCGACTCCGCACCCGCGTCGCTGAGCGAGATCGACTCCGCGCCTCCGGCGTCCGACGTGCAGTTCAACTGGCTCAACGTCTTCTACGCGATCGAATGGGTCGTCTTCGCCGGCTTCGCGGTCTTCCTCTGGTTCCGGCTCGTCCGCGACGCGTTCGAGCGCGAGCACGAAGAAGCCGAGGAGGCGCGGGCCGAGGCGGACGCGCGCGGCGCGACCCAGCCGACCCGCGCCTCCTGA
- a CDS encoding cation:proton antiporter regulatory subunit, protein MVDVRRVKLPGVGVLHTFITDDGGKCGVITHRSGHSDLITFSDDVDGDHVKKVSLRLSEDEAHTLAELLGGTRITESLSALDQIPGLSIDWFTVDYDDHIAGQPLGDLGAKGVVGLTVVAVVRGDAANPAPSGDFKVFPGDTLVVAGSPEKVAKAFSFYRTGELKHRSPVDAPPGG, encoded by the coding sequence ATGGTTGACGTGCGTCGAGTCAAGCTCCCCGGCGTGGGTGTGCTGCACACCTTCATCACCGACGACGGCGGCAAGTGCGGTGTCATCACGCACCGCTCGGGTCACAGCGACCTCATCACGTTCAGCGACGACGTCGACGGCGACCACGTCAAGAAGGTCTCGCTGCGCCTCAGCGAGGACGAGGCGCACACGCTCGCCGAACTGCTCGGCGGCACGCGCATCACCGAGTCGCTCTCGGCCCTCGACCAGATCCCCGGCCTCAGCATCGACTGGTTCACGGTCGACTACGACGACCACATCGCCGGTCAGCCGCTCGGCGACCTCGGCGCCAAGGGCGTCGTCGGCCTGACCGTCGTGGCGGTCGTCCGGGGCGACGCGGCCAACCCGGCGCCGTCGGGCGACTTCAAGGTGTTCCCCGGCGACACGCTCGTCGTGGCCGGTTCACCCGAGAAGGTCGCCAAGGCGTTCTCGTTCTACCGCACGGGCGAGCTCAAGCACCGCTCGCCGGTCGACGCCCCGCCCGGGGGCTAG
- a CDS encoding GuaB3 family IMP dehydrogenase-related protein, whose protein sequence is MTEVEIGVSKRARRAYAFDDIAIVPSRRTRDPRDVSVGWSIDAFQFESPVIAAPMDSVVSPATAIRIGQLGGLGVLDLEGVWTRYDDPEQVLAEIRELSDDDSVARMQEIYSEPIKPELVRDRLAEIRAAGVTVAGALSPQRTQDLYQTVVDAGVDLFVIRGTTVSAEHVAKNSEPLNLKKFIYELDVPVIVGGASTYTAALHLMRTGAAGVLVGFGGGAASTTRASLGIHAPMASAVADVAGARRDYLDESGGRYVHVIADGGLGTSGDLVKAIACGADAVMLGAALARADDVPGGGYHWGAEAHHPELPRGRRMHVGTIGSLEKILYGPATTVDGTSNIMGALRRSMATTGYSDLKEFQRVEVVVAPYQPH, encoded by the coding sequence GTGACTGAGGTAGAGATCGGCGTCTCCAAGCGAGCCCGCCGCGCGTACGCGTTCGACGACATCGCCATCGTTCCGAGTCGGCGTACGCGCGACCCGCGCGACGTCTCGGTCGGGTGGTCGATCGACGCGTTCCAGTTCGAGTCGCCGGTCATCGCCGCGCCCATGGACTCGGTGGTCAGTCCGGCCACGGCCATCCGCATCGGCCAGCTCGGCGGCCTCGGCGTCCTCGACCTCGAGGGCGTCTGGACGCGGTACGACGACCCCGAGCAGGTGCTGGCCGAGATCCGCGAGCTCTCCGACGACGACTCGGTCGCCCGCATGCAAGAGATCTACAGCGAGCCGATCAAGCCCGAGCTCGTCCGCGACCGCCTCGCCGAGATCCGCGCCGCCGGGGTCACCGTCGCCGGCGCCCTCAGCCCGCAGCGCACCCAAGACCTGTACCAGACGGTCGTCGACGCCGGCGTCGACCTCTTCGTCATCCGGGGCACGACGGTCAGCGCCGAGCACGTCGCGAAGAACAGCGAGCCGCTGAACCTCAAGAAGTTCATCTACGAGCTCGACGTCCCCGTCATCGTCGGTGGCGCCTCGACCTACACCGCCGCCCTGCACCTGATGCGCACCGGTGCCGCCGGCGTCCTCGTCGGGTTCGGGGGCGGCGCAGCCAGCACGACCCGCGCCTCCTTGGGCATCCACGCTCCCATGGCGAGCGCCGTGGCCGACGTGGCGGGCGCGCGCCGCGACTACCTCGACGAGTCGGGCGGGCGCTACGTGCACGTCATCGCCGACGGGGGCCTGGGCACCTCGGGCGACCTGGTCAAGGCCATCGCCTGCGGCGCGGACGCCGTCATGCTGGGTGCCGCGCTGGCCCGCGCCGACGACGTGCCCGGCGGCGGCTACCACTGGGGCGCCGAGGCGCACCACCCCGAACTGCCCCGCGGCCGACGCATGCACGTGGGCACGATCGGCTCGCTCGAGAAGATCCTCTACGGTCCCGCCACGACGGTCGACGGCACGTCGAACATCATGGGCGCGCTGCGTCGTTCGATGGCGACCACCGGCTACAGCGACCTGAAGGAGTTCCAGCGCGTCGAGGTGGTTGTGGCCCCCTACCAGCCTCACTAG
- the guaB gene encoding IMP dehydrogenase: MDQPDPFGFIGLTYDDVMLLPGRTDVIPSETDTSSQLTKRIRVAVPLLSAAMDTVTESRMAIAMARQGGIGIIHRNLSIADQAAHVDKVKRSESGMITNPVTTTPDATVAEVDALCGQFRVSGLPVVEGDGTLVGIITNRDMRFVSPFEMSTTLVRDVMTKAPLITAPEGVDPDSAIAIFAQHKIEKLPLVDEAGHLRGLITVKDFDKSEKYPDATKDDEGRLRVGAAIGFFGDAWERASALRDAGVDVLVVDTANGESSGELDMIRRIKADQSFAHIDVIGGNVATRSGAQALIEAGADAIKVGVGPGSICTTRVVAGVGVPQVTAVYEASLAAREAGVPVIADGGLQYSGDIAKALVAGADTVMLGSLLAGCDESPGDLVFVNGKQFKNYRGMGSLGAMQTRGKNTSYSKDRYFQADVPSDDKLIPEGVEGQVPYRGALNNVVYQLSGGLRQSMFYVGGRTVAELKANGKFVRITAAGLKESHPHDLQMVVEAPNYRR; this comes from the coding sequence ATGGACCAGCCGGACCCGTTCGGATTCATCGGACTCACCTACGACGACGTCATGCTGCTTCCGGGCCGCACCGACGTCATCCCGAGCGAGACCGACACCTCGTCGCAGCTCACCAAGCGCATCCGGGTCGCGGTGCCGCTGCTCTCGGCCGCGATGGACACCGTGACCGAGTCGCGCATGGCCATCGCCATGGCGCGCCAGGGCGGCATCGGAATCATCCACCGCAACCTCTCGATCGCCGACCAGGCCGCGCACGTCGACAAGGTCAAGCGCAGCGAGTCGGGCATGATCACCAACCCCGTCACGACGACGCCCGACGCCACGGTGGCCGAGGTCGACGCGCTCTGCGGGCAGTTCCGCGTCTCGGGCCTGCCGGTCGTCGAGGGCGACGGCACGCTGGTCGGCATCATCACCAACCGCGACATGCGATTCGTCTCGCCGTTCGAGATGTCGACGACGCTCGTCCGCGACGTCATGACGAAGGCGCCGCTGATCACCGCGCCCGAGGGCGTCGACCCCGACTCGGCGATCGCCATCTTCGCGCAGCACAAGATCGAGAAGCTGCCCCTGGTGGACGAGGCCGGGCACCTGCGCGGCCTCATCACCGTCAAGGACTTCGACAAGAGCGAGAAGTACCCCGACGCCACGAAGGACGACGAGGGCCGCCTGCGGGTCGGCGCCGCGATCGGCTTCTTCGGCGACGCGTGGGAGCGCGCCAGCGCCCTGCGTGACGCGGGGGTCGACGTGCTCGTGGTCGACACCGCCAACGGCGAGAGCTCGGGCGAGCTCGACATGATCCGTCGCATCAAGGCCGACCAGAGCTTCGCGCACATCGACGTCATCGGCGGCAACGTGGCCACGCGCAGCGGCGCCCAGGCGCTGATCGAGGCCGGCGCCGACGCCATCAAGGTCGGCGTGGGCCCGGGCTCCATCTGCACCACCCGCGTCGTCGCGGGCGTCGGCGTGCCCCAGGTCACGGCCGTCTACGAGGCGTCCCTCGCCGCTCGCGAGGCCGGCGTCCCGGTCATCGCCGACGGCGGGCTGCAGTACTCGGGCGACATCGCCAAGGCCCTGGTGGCCGGCGCCGACACGGTCATGCTCGGTTCGCTGCTCGCCGGCTGCGACGAGAGCCCGGGCGACCTGGTCTTCGTCAACGGCAAGCAGTTCAAGAACTACCGCGGCATGGGCTCGCTGGGTGCGATGCAGACGCGCGGCAAGAACACGTCGTACTCGAAGGACCGCTACTTCCAGGCCGACGTGCCGAGCGACGACAAGCTCATCCCCGAGGGCGTCGAGGGTCAGGTGCCCTACCGCGGCGCGCTCAACAACGTCGTCTACCAGCTCAGCGGTGGTCTCCGTCAGTCGATGTTCTACGTCGGGGGCCGCACCGTGGCCGAGCTCAAGGCGAACGGCAAGTTCGTCCGGATCACCGCCGCCGGCCTGAAGGAGAGCCACCCCCACGACCTGCAGATGGTCGTCGAGGCCCCCAACTACCGCCGGTGA
- a CDS encoding cation:proton antiporter produces the protein MHLGEELIVLGILLLIAYVLGRAGKLIGLPSIPIYMIVGLLASTNTGWFPLSFESDNIELIAIFGLILLLFNLGLEFDQDEFFSNAGRLIVSGGSYIAINMGVGLIFGFMLGWGTREALIIAGMTATSSSAIVTKLLIELNRLANRETPMILGVTVVEDIFIAIYLAIVSVVLSGETDPGPVILKLGIAFAFLVVMFGVARWGGRVVSRLMRTRDDELFTVLFFGLAVLFAGLGEVLGVTDAIGAFLIGLIIGATKFRNRVEQFALPMRDVFGAFFFLNFGLGLNPALFPSVLGPVAIAVGMTVLLNVGAGQFVAWLNKLGPQAGINTTVILVNRGEFALILATLSAGAGLDERLQPFAGLYVLIMAVLGPVLASNSERIGSVLLRSRKKAERAEAEARRLEREARSGDEIALMEAALAGDDLDQAEVTEDDDERETERVRAGAARAAAGRVDTTRHGADGDADADDDLDDLDAMDADEARIWAEQAGQQSDQRATRRRDPEY, from the coding sequence ATGCACCTGGGTGAAGAGCTGATCGTCCTCGGCATCCTGCTGCTGATCGCGTACGTGCTCGGCCGCGCCGGCAAGCTGATCGGCCTGCCGTCGATCCCGATCTACATGATCGTCGGCCTGCTCGCCAGCACGAACACGGGGTGGTTCCCGCTCAGCTTCGAGTCCGACAACATCGAGTTGATCGCCATCTTCGGGTTGATCCTGTTGCTGTTCAACCTCGGCCTCGAGTTCGACCAAGACGAATTCTTCTCGAACGCGGGGCGGCTCATCGTCTCGGGCGGCAGCTACATCGCCATCAACATGGGCGTCGGGCTGATCTTCGGCTTCATGCTCGGGTGGGGCACGCGCGAGGCGCTGATCATCGCGGGCATGACGGCGACGTCATCGAGTGCGATCGTCACCAAGCTGCTGATCGAGTTGAACCGCCTGGCGAACCGCGAGACGCCGATGATCCTCGGCGTCACGGTCGTCGAAGACATCTTCATCGCCATCTACCTCGCGATCGTGTCCGTCGTGCTCAGCGGCGAGACCGACCCGGGGCCGGTGATCCTGAAGCTCGGCATCGCCTTCGCGTTCCTCGTCGTGATGTTCGGCGTGGCCCGATGGGGTGGTCGCGTCGTCTCCCGGCTCATGCGCACGCGGGACGACGAACTCTTCACCGTGCTGTTCTTCGGACTGGCCGTGCTCTTCGCCGGCCTCGGCGAGGTGCTCGGGGTGACCGACGCGATCGGCGCGTTCCTCATCGGCCTGATCATCGGGGCCACGAAGTTCCGCAACCGGGTCGAACAGTTCGCCCTGCCCATGCGCGACGTCTTCGGGGCGTTCTTCTTCCTGAACTTCGGCCTCGGGCTCAACCCGGCCCTGTTCCCGAGCGTGCTCGGCCCCGTGGCCATAGCCGTGGGCATGACCGTGCTGCTCAACGTGGGTGCCGGGCAGTTCGTCGCGTGGCTCAACAAGCTGGGGCCGCAGGCGGGCATCAACACCACGGTCATCCTGGTCAACCGGGGCGAGTTCGCGTTGATCCTGGCGACGCTGTCCGCGGGGGCGGGTCTCGACGAGCGGTTGCAGCCCTTCGCCGGTCTGTACGTGCTGATCATGGCGGTGCTCGGGCCGGTCCTCGCCTCGAACAGCGAGCGCATCGGCTCGGTGCTGTTGCGGTCGCGCAAGAAGGCCGAGCGTGCCGAGGCCGAGGCCCGTCGTCTCGAACGCGAGGCGCGCAGCGGTGACGAGATCGCCCTGATGGAGGCCGCCCTCGCCGGTGACGACCTCGACCAGGCCGAGGTCACCGAGGACGACGACGAGCGCGAGACCGAGCGGGTCCGGGCCGGTGCGGCGCGGGCCGCCGCAGGCCGGGTCGACACCACGCGACACGGGGCCGACGGTGATGCCGACGCCGACGACGACCTGGACGACCTCGACGCGATGGACGCCGACGAGGCCCGCATCTGGGCCGAGCAGGCGGGCCAACAGAGCGACCAGCGGGCCACGCGCCGACGCGACCCCGAGTACTGA
- a CDS encoding branched-chain amino acid ABC transporter permease produces the protein MRLSTTIASRPRLRQSLIVTASAVLLGLLATFMGAFAPTAAHAAAAACTTDATTGCIQGTINDSEREPASGVDVTATNATGDEQTATTDDTGRWSIAVTEAGSYTVTVDQDTLPDGQFLVNADNAERTVTVNLGATASALFALTAEEGATSGAATASSFNWDRFAQQFASGIRLGLLLALAAIGLSLIYGTTGLSSFSHGEQVTLGGLLAYSFTSIGVPLILAAVLSTVICAATGYLQDLAIWKPLRKRRLSLTQLMIVTIGLSIALQYAFQYFYGAGTVRIDRDNPTTVDFLGVTLTVQSYVAMAISVVVLVGTGLFLLKTRTGRATRAVSDNPALAAASGIDVDRIIRLVWTLAAGLAGLSGVMLGLVLNGVNWMTGLQILLLIFAAVTLGGLGTAFGALVGSLIIGIIVELTNIWLPGDFKYATALLILILILVFRPQGIFGRKERVG, from the coding sequence GTGAGACTCTCGACGACCATCGCGTCGCGGCCACGGCTGCGGCAGTCCCTGATCGTGACGGCCTCCGCCGTACTGCTCGGACTCCTGGCGACCTTCATGGGGGCCTTCGCCCCGACGGCCGCCCACGCCGCGGCCGCCGCCTGCACCACCGACGCGACGACCGGCTGCATTCAGGGAACGATCAACGACAGCGAGCGGGAACCCGCCTCGGGCGTCGACGTGACCGCGACGAACGCGACCGGCGACGAGCAGACCGCGACCACCGACGACACCGGTCGGTGGAGCATCGCGGTGACCGAGGCCGGCAGCTACACCGTGACGGTCGACCAGGACACCCTGCCCGACGGCCAGTTCCTGGTGAACGCCGACAACGCCGAGCGCACCGTGACCGTGAACCTCGGCGCCACGGCGAGCGCCCTGTTCGCCCTCACCGCCGAGGAAGGCGCCACGAGCGGAGCCGCGACCGCGTCGAGCTTCAACTGGGACCGCTTCGCGCAGCAGTTCGCCTCGGGCATCCGGCTCGGCCTGCTGCTCGCCCTCGCCGCCATCGGCCTGTCGCTGATCTACGGCACGACGGGCCTCAGCAGCTTCTCGCACGGCGAGCAGGTGACCCTCGGCGGTCTGCTGGCCTACTCGTTCACCTCGATCGGGGTGCCACTGATCCTGGCCGCGGTGCTCAGCACGGTGATCTGTGCGGCGACGGGCTACCTGCAGGACCTCGCGATCTGGAAACCGCTGCGGAAGCGCCGACTCAGCCTCACCCAGCTGATGATCGTGACCATCGGCCTCTCGATCGCCCTGCAGTACGCATTCCAGTACTTCTACGGCGCCGGCACCGTGCGCATCGACCGCGACAACCCGACCACCGTCGACTTCCTCGGCGTGACCCTGACCGTCCAGTCGTACGTCGCGATGGCGATCTCGGTGGTCGTGCTGGTCGGCACGGGACTGTTCCTGCTGAAGACCCGCACCGGCCGCGCCACCCGCGCCGTGTCGGACAACCCGGCCCTCGCCGCGGCCTCGGGCATCGACGTCGACCGCATCATCCGCCTGGTCTGGACGCTGGCCGCCGGCCTGGCCGGCCTCTCGGGCGTCATGCTCGGCCTCGTGCTCAACGGCGTCAACTGGATGACCGGCCTGCAGATCCTGCTGCTGATCTTCGCCGCCGTCACCCTCGGCGGCCTCGGCACGGCCTTCGGGGCCCTGGTCGGTTCGCTGATCATCGGCATCATCGTCGAGCTGACCAACATCTGGCTGCCCGGCGACTTCAAGTACGCAACGGCGCTGCTGATCCTGATCCTGATCCTCGTGTTCAGACCACAGGGCATCTTCGGGCGAAAAGAACGAGTGGGCTAA
- a CDS encoding glycerol-3-phosphate dehydrogenase/oxidase — MAKSASVSLSTKLGPDERAAAVEALKTKELDILVIGGGIVGAGSALDAVTRGLSVGIVEARDWGSGTSSRSSKLVHGGIRYLEQLNFRLVREALIERGLLLQRLAPHLVKPVRFLYPLSKPVYERFYIGAGMALYDIFSWTGGRPPGVPHHRHLTKTQVLRAIPSLSKDAVVGGLTYYDAQVDDARYVSSLVRTASSYGAHAASRIRVEGFVKVGERVVGVKAHDYQTGEHFEIRAKQVVNATGVWTDDTQAMVGERGQFKVRASKGVHLVVPRDRIHSDMGMIFRTEKSVLFVIPWGRHWLVGTTDTDWDLDKAHPAATAADIDYILEHVNKVMAVPLTRADVEGVYAGLRPLLAGESDQTSKLSREHIVAHTVPGLVVVAGGKWTTYRVMAEDAIDEAVAALDGRIPSSTTMEIPLIGAEGYHAAWNKRGKIAKAFGVHKVRIEHLLNRYGTTTDEILDLIRDDPSLAEPLPGADDYIRAEVVYAASHESALHLEDVLARRTRISIEAWDRGESAAPVAAKLMAGVLGWSDDEAEAEVANYLKRVAAERASQLEPDDESADRVRLEAPDITFGFDEDDMVVAGADQGGAPKPGEEVTEPAGTPGDDTSAGSPGGRQG; from the coding sequence ATGGCCAAGTCCGCGTCCGTTTCGCTCTCCACGAAGCTCGGCCCCGACGAACGGGCCGCAGCCGTCGAGGCGTTGAAGACGAAAGAACTCGACATCCTCGTGATCGGGGGTGGCATCGTCGGTGCGGGTTCCGCGCTCGACGCCGTGACCCGCGGGTTGAGCGTCGGCATCGTCGAGGCCCGTGACTGGGGCTCCGGCACGTCGAGTCGCTCGTCGAAGCTCGTGCACGGTGGCATCCGCTACCTCGAGCAGCTCAACTTCCGTCTCGTGCGCGAGGCGCTGATCGAGCGTGGCCTGCTGCTGCAGCGCCTGGCACCGCACCTGGTGAAGCCCGTGCGGTTCCTCTACCCGCTCAGCAAGCCGGTCTACGAGCGGTTCTACATCGGTGCCGGCATGGCGCTCTACGACATCTTCAGCTGGACCGGTGGCCGCCCGCCCGGCGTCCCCCACCACCGTCACCTCACCAAGACGCAGGTGCTCCGCGCCATCCCGAGCCTGTCCAAGGACGCGGTCGTCGGCGGCCTCACCTACTACGACGCCCAGGTCGACGACGCCCGGTACGTCTCGTCGCTGGTGCGCACCGCGTCGAGCTACGGCGCCCACGCGGCGAGCCGCATCCGGGTCGAGGGCTTCGTCAAGGTGGGCGAGCGGGTCGTCGGCGTGAAGGCCCACGACTACCAGACCGGCGAGCACTTCGAGATCCGCGCCAAGCAGGTCGTCAACGCGACCGGCGTCTGGACGGACGACACGCAGGCCATGGTCGGCGAGCGGGGACAGTTCAAGGTGCGGGCGTCGAAGGGCGTGCACCTCGTGGTGCCGCGCGACCGCATCCACTCCGACATGGGCATGATCTTCCGCACCGAGAAGAGCGTCCTGTTCGTCATCCCGTGGGGCCGCCACTGGCTCGTGGGCACGACCGACACCGACTGGGATCTCGACAAGGCCCACCCCGCGGCGACGGCAGCCGACATCGACTACATCCTCGAGCACGTCAACAAGGTCATGGCCGTGCCGCTCACCCGGGCCGACGTCGAGGGCGTCTACGCCGGTCTGCGTCCGCTGCTGGCGGGCGAGTCCGACCAGACGTCGAAGCTCTCTCGCGAGCACATCGTCGCCCACACCGTGCCGGGCCTCGTCGTCGTGGCCGGTGGCAAGTGGACGACCTACCGGGTCATGGCCGAGGACGCCATCGACGAGGCCGTCGCGGCCCTCGACGGCCGCATCCCGTCGAGCACCACGATGGAGATCCCGCTGATCGGCGCCGAGGGGTACCACGCGGCGTGGAACAAGCGCGGCAAGATCGCGAAGGCGTTCGGCGTCCACAAGGTGCGCATCGAGCACCTGCTCAACCGGTACGGCACCACGACGGACGAGATCCTCGACCTCATCCGCGACGACCCGTCGCTCGCCGAGCCCCTCCCCGGGGCAGACGACTACATCCGCGCCGAGGTCGTCTACGCCGCGAGCCACGAGAGCGCCCTGCACCTCGAGGACGTCCTCGCCCGCCGCACCCGCATCTCGATCGAGGCGTGGGACCGGGGCGAGTCCGCCGCTCCCGTCGCCGCCAAGCTGATGGCCGGCGTGCTCGGCTGGAGCGACGACGAGGCCGAGGCCGAGGTGGCCAACTACCTCAAGCGGGTCGCCGCCGAGCGGGCGAGCCAGCTCGAGCCCGACGACGAGTCGGCCGACCGCGTCCGCCTCGAGGCGCCCGACATCACCTTCGGCTTCGACGAGGACGACATGGTCGTCGCCGGTGCCGACCAAGGAGGCGCGCCCAAGCCGGGAGAAGAGGTCACCGAGCCCGCGGGCACGCCGGGCGACGACACCTCGGCGGGCAGCCCGGGCGGTCGCCAGGGCTGA
- the guaA gene encoding glutamine-hydrolyzing GMP synthase, which translates to MLVVDFGAQYAQLIARRVREANVYSEIVPHTITAAEIAEKNPVGIVLSGGPSSVYEEGAPSIDAGIFDLDIPVLGICYGFQAMAKALGGEVSQTGQREYGATDVTLAEGDSTLLSGQPASQTTWMSHGDSVSKAPEGFDVLASSASTPVAAFSSDARKLYGVQWHPEVKHSSYGQAVLENFLHRAAGIPADWNSGNVIAEQVARIREQVGDARVICGLSGGVDSAVAAAIVHEAVGDQLICVFVDHGLLRADERRQVEEDYVASTGVRLVTIDAEQQFLDALAGVTDPEQKRKIIGREFIRSFEAAAEALVLEAAAEGDSAVKFLVQGTLYPDVVESGGGTGTANIKSHHNVGGLPEDLQFELVEPLRTLFKDEVRAIGRELGLPEVIVGRQPFPGPGLGIRIVGEVTHERLELLRAADAIARAELTAAGLDDEIWQCPVVLLADVRSVGVQGDGRTYGHPIVLRPVSSEDAMTADWTRLPYDVLARISNRITNEVDGVNRVVLDVTSKPPGTIEWE; encoded by the coding sequence GTGCTCGTCGTCGACTTCGGCGCCCAGTACGCGCAGCTGATCGCCCGGCGCGTGCGTGAGGCCAACGTCTACAGCGAGATCGTTCCCCACACGATCACCGCGGCCGAGATCGCCGAGAAGAACCCCGTGGGCATCGTGCTCAGCGGTGGTCCGTCGAGCGTCTACGAAGAAGGCGCGCCGAGCATCGACGCGGGCATCTTCGACCTCGACATCCCCGTGCTGGGCATCTGCTACGGCTTCCAGGCCATGGCCAAGGCGCTCGGCGGCGAGGTCTCGCAGACCGGCCAGCGTGAGTACGGCGCCACCGACGTCACGCTCGCCGAGGGCGACAGCACGCTGCTGTCGGGCCAGCCGGCCTCGCAGACGACGTGGATGAGCCACGGCGACTCGGTGTCGAAGGCCCCCGAGGGCTTCGACGTGCTCGCCTCGAGCGCCTCGACCCCCGTCGCCGCGTTCTCGAGCGACGCCCGCAAGCTCTACGGCGTCCAGTGGCACCCCGAGGTCAAGCACTCGTCGTACGGCCAGGCCGTGCTCGAGAACTTCCTGCACCGCGCCGCCGGCATCCCCGCCGACTGGAACAGCGGCAACGTCATCGCCGAGCAGGTCGCCCGCATCCGCGAGCAGGTCGGTGACGCACGCGTCATCTGCGGCCTCTCGGGCGGGGTCGACTCGGCCGTCGCGGCCGCCATCGTGCACGAGGCCGTCGGCGACCAGCTGATCTGCGTCTTCGTCGACCACGGCCTGCTGCGCGCCGACGAGCGTCGTCAGGTCGAAGAGGACTACGTCGCCTCGACCGGTGTGCGACTCGTCACGATCGACGCCGAGCAGCAGTTCCTCGACGCCCTCGCCGGGGTGACCGACCCCGAGCAGAAGCGCAAGATCATCGGCCGCGAGTTCATCCGCAGCTTCGAGGCCGCCGCCGAGGCGCTGGTGCTCGAGGCCGCGGCCGAGGGCGACTCGGCCGTGAAGTTCCTCGTGCAGGGCACCCTCTACCCCGACGTCGTCGAGAGCGGTGGCGGTACGGGCACGGCGAACATCAAGAGCCACCACAACGTGGGCGGCCTGCCCGAAGACCTGCAGTTCGAGCTCGTCGAGCCGCTGCGCACCCTCTTCAAGGACGAGGTGCGCGCGATCGGGCGCGAGCTCGGTCTGCCCGAGGTCATCGTCGGGCGTCAGCCGTTCCCCGGCCCCGGTCTCGGCATCCGCATCGTGGGCGAGGTGACGCACGAGCGACTCGAGCTGCTGCGTGCGGCCGACGCGATCGCGCGGGCCGAGCTGACCGCGGCCGGCCTGGACGACGAGATCTGGCAGTGCCCCGTGGTGCTGCTCGCCGACGTCCGCTCGGTGGGTGTGCAGGGCGACGGTCGTACGTACGGTCACCCGATCGTGCTGCGTCCGGTGTCGTCCGAGGACGCGATGACGGCCGACTGGACGCGTCTGCCCTACGACGTGCTGGCCCGCATCTCGAACCGCATCACGAACGAGGTGGACGGCGTCAACCGCGTCGTGCTCGACGTCACCTCCAAGCCCCCGGGAACGATCGAATGGGAATGA
- a CDS encoding DUF3817 domain-containing protein, translating to MPLKPRQRDIPKIPGAVRFYKISAYVTGVMLLLLIFEMLFKYTPLQLEMQLGGQGGFLVPVDSTTGFNLSTAILIAHGWLYVVYLFADFRLWSLMRWPFSRFFLIALGGVVPLLSFFVESHMTKLATRQYEALTAETTPTTEGAPA from the coding sequence ATGCCTCTGAAGCCCCGGCAACGCGACATCCCGAAGATCCCGGGTGCCGTCAGGTTCTACAAGATCTCGGCATACGTCACCGGCGTGATGCTGCTGCTGCTCATCTTCGAGATGCTGTTCAAGTACACGCCCCTGCAGCTCGAGATGCAGCTCGGCGGTCAGGGCGGGTTCCTCGTGCCGGTCGACTCGACCACGGGCTTCAACCTGTCGACCGCGATCCTCATCGCGCACGGTTGGCTCTACGTCGTCTACCTCTTCGCCGACTTCCGTCTCTGGAGCCTGATGCGGTGGCCGTTCTCGCGGTTCTTCCTCATCGCGCTCGGCGGCGTCGTGCCCCTGCTCTCGTTCTTCGTCGAGAGCCACATGACCAAGCTCGCGACGCGGCAGTACGAAGCCCTGACCGCCGAGACCACCCCCACGACCGAGGGAGCCCCCGCGTGA